In Roseomonas fluvialis, one genomic interval encodes:
- a CDS encoding CopG family transcriptional regulator, producing the protein MKKVRLSVYLDPKLAKQLEAYANERRRSLSVVAQASIASFLSPDGPDRMEAVMAKRLDRMSRQIERLNRDTGISLETLALFIRHWLVAVPAPSEAHYAAAQAKGRERYERFLEALGRRLSKGPTLLREVSIELPSAEGQTDLGSSGDDG; encoded by the coding sequence GTGAAAAAGGTGAGGCTCTCCGTCTATCTGGACCCGAAGCTCGCGAAGCAGCTCGAAGCCTATGCGAACGAACGCCGCCGATCGCTCTCCGTGGTCGCCCAAGCCTCGATCGCGTCCTTCCTGTCGCCCGATGGTCCGGACCGGATGGAGGCGGTGATGGCGAAGCGTCTCGACAGGATGAGCCGTCAGATCGAACGCCTCAATCGCGACACCGGCATCAGCCTCGAGACGCTCGCCCTGTTCATCCGGCATTGGCTGGTGGCCGTGCCGGCGCCGTCCGAGGCGCACTATGCCGCTGCGCAGGCCAAGGGTCGCGAGCGATACGAGCGCTTTCTCGAAGCGCTCGGCCGCCGCCTGTCGAAGGGGCCGACGCTGCTGCGCGAGGTCTCGATCGAGCTGCCCTCTGCCGAAGGCCAAACGGATCTCGGCTCCAGCGGCGACGACGGGTAA
- a CDS encoding major royal jelly family protein, with amino-acid sequence MNTLPKLGRRLAAGVLAQIALGLGSLSAEPVAVVRWDRLAWDGSAAERAAFDAAETWRRAAIAGVETDADGNLLVTVPRWLDARVPATLNRVVMVNGQPLLQPFPPQPEAHDPARTDALRSILGVRRDTAGRLWALDLGWVAGETGPTPDGAQKLVELDPRSGRIMRRIVFARGVAGDGSFLNDIAVDARREVAFVSDSGVRGAPDNPTGIIVVDLATGASRRVLDRHPSTANDRTRPLVASGEAVFPGNPLQVGINGIALSPDGETLYWGLTTGDGVFAAPTALIRDAGVPAERLAAAVRRVATPGGIDGLAVDDRGRLLIAGLTAGAVLRVDPASGATERLLDGASIVWPDSLARTASGELLVTVNHLNRVFGGTASFAPGSGTFAIYRLPGIAAGR; translated from the coding sequence ATGAACACACTTCCGAAGCTGGGCCGCCGGCTGGCGGCCGGCGTGCTGGCGCAGATCGCCCTTGGCCTCGGCAGCCTCAGCGCCGAACCCGTCGCGGTGGTGCGGTGGGATCGCCTGGCCTGGGACGGCTCCGCTGCCGAGCGTGCGGCATTCGACGCAGCCGAGACGTGGCGGCGTGCCGCCATCGCTGGCGTCGAGACCGACGCCGACGGGAACTTACTGGTGACGGTGCCGCGATGGCTCGATGCGCGTGTGCCTGCGACGCTGAACCGCGTCGTCATGGTGAATGGGCAGCCCTTGCTTCAGCCCTTTCCGCCACAGCCCGAAGCGCATGATCCGGCGCGTACGGATGCGCTCCGCAGCATCCTCGGGGTGCGGCGTGACACGGCCGGCCGGCTCTGGGCGCTCGATCTTGGCTGGGTCGCCGGCGAAACCGGGCCGACGCCCGATGGCGCCCAGAAGTTGGTAGAGCTCGATCCGCGCAGCGGCAGGATCATGCGCCGGATCGTCTTCGCTCGCGGCGTGGCGGGCGATGGCTCCTTCCTGAACGACATCGCCGTGGATGCGCGGCGGGAGGTTGCCTTCGTCAGCGACAGCGGCGTGCGCGGGGCGCCCGACAACCCGACCGGGATCATCGTCGTCGACCTCGCGACGGGCGCCTCCCGTCGGGTCCTGGACCGGCATCCCTCGACGGCGAACGACCGCACGCGGCCGCTCGTCGCCTCGGGCGAAGCCGTCTTCCCGGGCAATCCGCTGCAGGTCGGCATCAACGGCATCGCGCTCTCGCCCGATGGCGAGACGCTCTACTGGGGACTGACCACGGGGGACGGCGTGTTCGCCGCGCCGACGGCCCTGATCCGCGATGCCGGCGTTCCGGCCGAGCGTCTCGCCGCCGCTGTGCGCCGTGTCGCGACGCCGGGTGGCATCGACGGGCTTGCTGTCGATGATCGCGGTCGGCTCCTCATCGCCGGCCTGACGGCGGGCGCCGTGCTGCGGGTCGATCCGGCAAGTGGGGCTACCGAACGTCTGCTCGACGGCGCGTCCATCGTTTGGCCGGACAGCCTCGCGCGCACGGCGTCGGGTGAGCTCCTGGTGACGGTGAACCATCTGAACCGCGTCTTCGGCGGCACGGCCAGCTTCGCGCCGGGCAGTGGCACCTTCGCCATCTACCGGCTGCCTGGCATCGCGGCTGGGCGGTAA
- a CDS encoding type 1 glutamine amidotransferase domain-containing protein yields MTPRILIVLTSHRLLGQTGRATGFHFEELATPYWAFRDAGFAVEIASIQGGAAPVDPGSHPGDPSRLPASVARFLGDQGAIDALATTAAIDTVQAEAFDGVFLPGGHGTMWDLPTNAALARLVGAIFDAGGAVGAVCHGPAGLVGARRADGRPIVEGRRVNSFTNAEEAAIGLTEAMPFLLETRLTELGGRFEGGPDFRAFAVRDGNLVTGQNPASAGAVAAHVVDIVRALGARAAA; encoded by the coding sequence ATGACACCGAGGATTCTCATCGTGCTTACGAGCCACCGCCTGCTCGGCCAGACGGGCCGCGCGACCGGCTTCCACTTCGAGGAGCTCGCGACACCCTACTGGGCGTTTCGCGACGCGGGCTTCGCCGTCGAGATCGCCAGCATCCAGGGGGGTGCCGCGCCGGTCGATCCCGGCAGCCACCCGGGGGATCCATCCCGGCTGCCGGCGTCGGTCGCACGCTTCCTCGGCGATCAGGGCGCCATCGACGCCCTCGCGACCACGGCGGCGATCGACACGGTGCAGGCGGAGGCGTTCGATGGCGTCTTCCTGCCGGGCGGGCACGGCACGATGTGGGACCTCCCGACGAATGCGGCGTTGGCGCGGCTGGTCGGTGCCATCTTCGACGCGGGCGGCGCGGTCGGTGCCGTCTGCCATGGCCCGGCCGGGTTGGTCGGCGCGCGCCGCGCGGATGGCCGCCCGATCGTCGAGGGGCGCCGGGTGAACAGCTTCACCAACGCGGAGGAAGCCGCGATCGGGTTGACCGAGGCCATGCCATTCCTGCTCGAGACGCGGCTGACGGAGCTCGGCGGCCGCTTCGAAGGCGGGCCGGACTTCCGTGCCTTCGCCGTGCGGGACGGGAACCTGGTGACCGGACAGAACCCGGCCTCCGCCGGAGCCGTCGCGGCGCATGTCGTGGACATTGTTCGTGCGCTCGGCGCGCGAGCTGCTGCCTGA
- a CDS encoding PQQ-dependent sugar dehydrogenase, which produces MGGLLAFAGASRARATPYVAPPRPAVVSGVRVEMLLDGLAHPWAVAELPDGALIVTERLGRARVLRGGTSSEVSGLPTVLTGGQAGLLDIAIHPRFAANQWIYLTLASGDASANRTVLLRARLDGTRLVEARIVFTVSESKSGLQHFGSRLAWLPDGTLLMSIGDGGNPPVSLRGAPIREQAQNMASHLGKLLRLDEDGRPPADNPLVSAPGAAAEIWALGLRNVQGLAWDAVRGTVWCSDHGALGGDELNLVRGGANHGWPRVTHSREYSGREISSERRRNGVVDPALVWTETIAPSGLAVCSGRAFTSWRGDILAGGLVSGDIRRVTADAAGRVTGEHRIPVRARVRDVREAQDGALLVLTDEPRGRLLRLLPAD; this is translated from the coding sequence TTGGGCGGCCTCCTGGCGTTCGCTGGCGCGAGCCGGGCGCGTGCGACGCCCTATGTCGCGCCGCCGCGCCCTGCGGTGGTCTCGGGCGTACGCGTCGAGATGCTGCTGGATGGCCTCGCCCATCCCTGGGCCGTGGCCGAGTTGCCGGACGGCGCGTTGATCGTCACCGAGCGGCTTGGCCGCGCGCGCGTGCTGCGCGGCGGAACCAGCAGCGAGGTCTCAGGCCTGCCCACGGTGCTCACCGGGGGCCAGGCCGGGCTGCTCGACATCGCCATCCATCCGCGCTTCGCCGCCAACCAGTGGATCTATCTGACACTGGCGAGCGGCGACGCGTCGGCGAACCGGACCGTGCTCCTGCGCGCGCGCCTCGACGGGACGCGCCTGGTCGAGGCGAGGATCGTCTTCACCGTAAGCGAGTCGAAGTCGGGCCTCCAGCACTTCGGCTCGCGCCTCGCCTGGCTGCCTGACGGCACGCTCCTTATGTCGATCGGCGACGGCGGCAATCCGCCCGTCTCGTTGCGCGGCGCGCCGATCCGCGAGCAGGCCCAGAACATGGCCAGCCATCTCGGCAAGCTCCTGAGGCTCGACGAGGACGGGCGCCCGCCCGCCGACAATCCGCTCGTCTCAGCCCCGGGCGCGGCGGCCGAAATCTGGGCGCTCGGGCTTCGGAACGTCCAGGGTCTCGCCTGGGATGCGGTGCGCGGCACTGTCTGGTGCAGCGACCATGGGGCGCTCGGGGGCGATGAGCTCAATCTGGTTCGGGGTGGCGCCAATCACGGCTGGCCACGGGTGACCCACAGCCGGGAATACAGCGGGCGAGAGATCAGCTCCGAGCGGCGCCGCAACGGAGTGGTCGATCCGGCGCTCGTCTGGACCGAGACGATCGCGCCCTCGGGCCTCGCCGTTTGCAGCGGCCGCGCCTTCACGTCATGGCGCGGCGACATCCTCGCCGGCGGCCTCGTCAGCGGGGATATCCGCCGCGTCACGGCCGATGCCGCGGGCCGGGTGACGGGCGAGCACAGGATCCCGGTGAGGGCTCGCGTCCGAGACGTGCGCGAGGCGCAAGACGGGGCGTTGCTGGTTCTGACCGACGAGCCGCGGGGCCGACTTCTCCGGCTCCTGCCCGCCGACTGA
- a CDS encoding type 1 glutamine amidotransferase domain-containing protein: MSELTTPYWAFVDAGFEVQLASIAGGRPPVDPRSMAGPRGRGPSVDRFEAAPGAMARFNDTPVLQPESGDGFDAVFLAGGHGTMWDFRGNATLRTVVERAFRRGAVVAAVCHGPAGLLDATDERGQPILRGRRATGFTNAEEDAVELTAAMPYLLEDEMRRLGARFEAAANFAPFTVQDGNLITGQNPASAAPIGDLIVAALRSRPGASG; this comes from the coding sequence ATGTCGGAGCTGACCACGCCGTACTGGGCCTTCGTCGACGCCGGCTTCGAGGTCCAGCTGGCGTCCATTGCGGGCGGCCGTCCGCCGGTCGATCCGCGCAGCATGGCCGGCCCGCGCGGCCGTGGGCCCTCGGTGGATCGTTTCGAGGCCGCGCCCGGTGCCATGGCCCGGTTCAACGATACGCCCGTCCTCCAGCCTGAGAGCGGCGACGGTTTTGACGCGGTGTTCCTGGCCGGCGGCCACGGGACGATGTGGGACTTCCGCGGCAATGCGACGCTGCGCACGGTCGTCGAACGGGCGTTCCGTCGCGGCGCGGTGGTGGCCGCGGTCTGCCACGGTCCGGCCGGGCTGCTGGACGCGACGGACGAGCGCGGCCAGCCGATCCTCCGCGGCCGCCGCGCGACCGGCTTCACCAATGCCGAGGAGGACGCGGTCGAGCTAACTGCCGCCATGCCCTACCTGCTGGAGGACGAGATGCGGCGCCTTGGCGCGCGCTTCGAAGCGGCCGCCAACTTCGCGCCATTCACGGTGCAGGATGGCAACCTGATCACCGGCCAGAACCCGGCATCGGCGGCGCCGATCGGCGATCTGATCGTCGCGGCGCTCCGCTCTCGCCCCGGGGCGTCCGGCTGA
- a CDS encoding LysR family transcriptional regulator — protein MIKSGEASVSASVNKEYYDETDHAPWARYSLCSGEVAVTRPDREGPDLRRLDLNLLLIFRALMEERSATRAGNRLFLSQPAVSGALARLREFFGDELLVREGRSLTPTARALELMTNIAPHLEGLSAAIAGASVFEPATARRVFRIGCTDAVAIAILPRLRDEFSRLSSSSDLVVRIGDYRTLPALLAADEISVAVGFLRNALSDAARQRVLRHAPWVVVRDGASPPVRDVADFASRSHVLVTPLGDLEGFVDEALATVGFARRVSLGVTSFALLAAALPGSRLVATVPDFVARWLGSLAGLQCDPMPLDIAPVTNLMAWRQTSDRDPAEIWLREKIALAFEAAGAA, from the coding sequence ATGATCAAATCTGGCGAAGCCTCGGTGAGCGCATCTGTAAATAAGGAATACTATGACGAAACTGACCACGCGCCGTGGGCCCGTTACTCGCTGTGCAGCGGAGAAGTTGCCGTGACTCGACCGGATCGCGAAGGCCCAGATCTTCGCAGGCTCGACCTCAATCTTCTGCTGATATTCCGTGCCTTGATGGAGGAGCGTAGCGCGACGCGCGCCGGCAACCGGCTGTTCCTATCACAGCCCGCCGTTTCGGGCGCATTGGCGCGGCTTCGCGAGTTCTTCGGCGACGAGCTCCTCGTGCGCGAAGGACGCAGTTTGACCCCGACCGCGAGGGCGCTGGAGCTAATGACGAACATCGCGCCGCACCTGGAGGGGCTCTCCGCCGCCATTGCCGGCGCTTCGGTTTTCGAACCGGCCACGGCACGGCGGGTGTTCCGCATCGGCTGCACCGACGCGGTGGCGATTGCGATCCTCCCAAGGCTGAGGGACGAGTTCAGCCGGCTTTCTTCGTCCTCCGACCTCGTGGTGCGGATCGGTGACTATCGGACGCTCCCGGCGCTGCTCGCCGCTGACGAGATCTCCGTTGCAGTCGGCTTTCTCAGGAATGCGCTGTCGGATGCGGCTCGCCAGCGCGTGTTGCGTCACGCTCCCTGGGTCGTCGTGCGGGATGGTGCTTCGCCGCCCGTGCGCGATGTCGCCGACTTCGCCAGCCGCTCGCACGTGCTGGTCACGCCGCTCGGCGACCTCGAGGGATTCGTGGACGAGGCCCTCGCGACCGTCGGCTTTGCACGTCGGGTCTCGCTTGGCGTCACGAGCTTCGCGCTGCTCGCTGCCGCCCTGCCGGGCAGCCGGCTCGTCGCGACGGTGCCGGACTTCGTTGCGCGGTGGCTGGGATCGCTTGCCGGGCTGCAATGCGACCCGATGCCCCTCGACATCGCGCCGGTGACCAATCTCATGGCTTGGCGGCAGACAAGCGACCGTGATCCGGCGGAGATCTGGCTGCGCGAGAAGATCGCCTTGGCCTTCGAGGCGGCCGGCGCCGCCTGA
- a CDS encoding helix-turn-helix domain-containing protein produces the protein MRRFPPGSGGSTGLEPIHWIDVPEPSEFVEVRVSAALRADMAADLRRPDLADLGERFAVEDPPLYAMAARVRAAALGGRPLSDLEGEALVGAALRNAIIRLGGRPRHGTRQGLDRRRLQRVAEYIDAHLAGPLTLAELADVAAVSRYHFARMFTRAVGLTPHAYVQSRRMDRARTALAAGASAREAAHTAGYVQGHSFRRALQRAFGP, from the coding sequence GTGCGGCGTTTCCCGCCGGGCAGTGGCGGGTCCACCGGCCTGGAGCCGATCCACTGGATCGACGTGCCCGAACCGAGCGAGTTCGTCGAAGTCCGCGTATCGGCCGCGCTGCGGGCCGACATGGCGGCCGATCTCCGGCGTCCAGACCTCGCCGACCTCGGCGAGCGCTTCGCCGTGGAGGATCCTCCCCTCTATGCAATGGCTGCGCGCGTACGGGCCGCCGCCCTCGGTGGCCGGCCGCTATCGGACCTCGAAGGCGAGGCGCTCGTCGGCGCCGCGCTGCGCAACGCGATCATCAGGCTGGGTGGGCGCCCCCGTCATGGGACGCGGCAGGGGCTTGACCGCCGCCGGTTGCAGCGCGTCGCGGAATACATCGACGCGCACTTGGCAGGCCCGCTCACCCTCGCCGAGTTGGCCGATGTGGCAGCCGTGAGCCGCTACCACTTCGCGCGGATGTTCACGCGCGCGGTGGGGCTGACACCCCACGCCTACGTGCAGTCACGGCGCATGGACCGCGCCCGGACCGCCCTTGCGGCCGGTGCGAGTGCGCGTGAGGCCGCCCACACCGCCGGCTACGTCCAAGGGCACAGCTTCCGGCGAGCCCTCCAGCGCGCCTTCGGCCCGTAA
- a CDS encoding (2Fe-2S)-binding protein: MTVNGRTHVIVHEARVSLLDLLREQMALPGTKKGCNEGACGACTVLLDGARINACMTLAAACDGRAIVTVEGLASADGTLDAVQRAFIAEDAFQCGYCTPGQIVSAVACIREGHAGSATEIAEWMSGNLCRCAAYPQIVAAVERAAAELGAAGRAVHPSGAVQPATVLSVRAG, translated from the coding sequence TTGACGGTGAACGGGCGCACCCATGTCATCGTGCACGAGGCGCGCGTCTCGCTGCTTGACCTTCTGCGCGAGCAGATGGCGCTGCCAGGCACCAAGAAGGGCTGCAACGAGGGCGCGTGCGGCGCCTGCACCGTGCTTCTCGACGGGGCAAGGATCAACGCGTGCATGACGCTGGCCGCCGCCTGCGATGGCCGTGCAATCGTCACCGTGGAGGGCCTGGCCAGTGCCGACGGCACGCTCGACGCCGTGCAGCGCGCCTTCATCGCCGAGGACGCCTTCCAGTGCGGCTATTGCACGCCGGGGCAGATCGTCTCCGCCGTCGCCTGCATCCGCGAAGGTCACGCCGGCTCGGCCACGGAGATCGCGGAATGGATGAGCGGCAATCTGTGCCGCTGCGCTGCCTATCCGCAGATCGTCGCCGCCGTGGAGCGGGCGGCTGCGGAACTCGGTGCGGCGGGCCGGGCGGTGCACCCCAGCGGCGCCGTGCAGCCGGCCACCGTCCTGAGCGTGCGCGCGGGCTGA
- a CDS encoding FAD binding domain-containing protein, producing the protein MRNFTYGHAASIGDAVSAAAGGAALAAGTTELLNWMRLGIAHPERVVDVSRLPELDGIRAEGGRLVIGALATLGAVGAHALVRERAPVLAEACLRAASPQLRNRATLGGNVLQRTRCPYFRAEAPVPERMPWACNKRVAGSGCSALEGGWDRAALFGWTDACVATQPSDPAVALSALGAEAEIQGPRGVRRIAMNAFHLTQEEAARTAPTSNTAAFGVETQLRSDEIILRYHVPADAASRRSAYLKVRERESYEYAMVSAAACLDATDGRIRQLRLALGSVAQKPMRLTEAEARLRDAPLSEATIRAAIVAALGAARPLPGQAWKTKLVENAAVRAVLTAGGIA; encoded by the coding sequence ATGCGCAACTTCACCTATGGCCACGCCGCGAGCATTGGCGACGCCGTGTCGGCGGCCGCTGGCGGCGCGGCCCTCGCGGCCGGCACAACGGAACTCCTGAACTGGATGCGCCTCGGCATCGCGCATCCGGAGCGCGTCGTCGACGTCTCGCGCCTTCCCGAGCTCGATGGGATACGCGCGGAGGGCGGACGCCTGGTGATCGGCGCGCTCGCGACGCTGGGGGCGGTTGGTGCCCACGCGCTGGTGCGCGAGCGCGCGCCGGTGTTGGCCGAGGCGTGCCTGCGCGCAGCCTCACCGCAGTTGCGCAACAGGGCGACGCTCGGCGGCAATGTCCTGCAGCGTACGCGCTGCCCGTACTTCCGCGCCGAGGCGCCGGTTCCCGAGCGCATGCCCTGGGCCTGCAACAAGCGCGTTGCCGGCTCGGGCTGCTCGGCGCTTGAAGGAGGATGGGACCGCGCGGCGCTGTTCGGCTGGACCGACGCCTGCGTCGCCACGCAGCCATCCGATCCCGCCGTCGCTCTCTCCGCGCTCGGCGCCGAGGCGGAGATACAGGGGCCGCGCGGCGTTCGCCGCATCGCCATGAACGCGTTCCACCTGACCCAGGAGGAGGCGGCGCGCACTGCGCCGACCTCCAACACGGCGGCGTTCGGCGTCGAGACGCAGCTCCGATCAGACGAGATCATCCTGCGCTATCACGTACCAGCCGACGCCGCGTCGCGCCGGTCCGCTTATCTCAAGGTGCGCGAGCGAGAATCCTACGAATACGCGATGGTGTCCGCCGCCGCCTGCCTCGATGCCACGGACGGGCGCATCCGCCAGCTCCGGCTCGCGCTCGGCTCGGTGGCGCAGAAGCCGATGCGGTTGACCGAGGCCGAGGCGCGGCTCCGCGACGCGCCGCTGAGCGAGGCGACGATACGGGCCGCCATCGTCGCGGCGCTGGGCGCGGCGCGCCCGCTGCCCGGACAGGCGTGGAAGACGAAGCTCGTGGAGAATGCCGCCGTCCGGGCCGTCCTGACAGCTGGAGGGATCGCGTGA
- a CDS encoding xanthine dehydrogenase family protein molybdopterin-binding subunit yields the protein MTGLGPTSHRIDAALPGVIVGTGSPLATAHRRIDGAPKVTGAAVFAGEETPRGTLHGVIVGSPVARGRLAGIDATAALRVPGVVRVLTGADLPPLGPPMVPPFATASVPMTDDRIRHEGQPVAIVLAETLEAAEEAAGLLRLSILREPPTVFETGSSRPPRTQGNGYAFAEIDQESGDVDAGLARAAATIDATYLAPTRHHNMMESPATLAEWRGAELHIHTASQWTFGVRYALAGLLQMPPGAIHVRCPYTGGGFGAKGYVWPHQLLAVLAARVAGRPVKIVLGRDACYTGTGYQPVVRSRVRLGADAEGRLTAVEHVSENVSSTADDYIEFGSAGTRSMYACPSIRVRTRIVPADVPTPTAMRAPHEGPGMFALESAMDELAERLRIDPLELRLRNHADVEPIGGKPFSSKKLREAYAEGARRFGWAGRDPTPRARREGRRLVGTGMASAIMSTFRFASTARVRLAADGTVRVEAGSQEIGTGTRTILAGIAAERLGLPIERVTTALGATDLPETGGTFGSSTTMSAGSAVADAADRLKARLGELAGGAVPPPADWPSLLARRGVAELVADGAFQLPGGVPFDAHGGAGTHAMHTWGAVFVEMEVDEELGVARMRRAVGCYSAGRILNPATARSQMIGGIIWGYGRAMLEESAMDARHGRFVSKNLSGVHLPVNADIPRDIDVSFIAEDDPHASLIGVRGIGELCEVGVAAAIANAVHHATGRRVRELPIKFADLLG from the coding sequence ATGACCGGGCTCGGACCCACTTCCCACCGCATCGACGCCGCGCTGCCCGGCGTGATCGTCGGCACGGGCTCCCCGCTCGCCACGGCACACAGGCGCATCGACGGCGCGCCGAAGGTCACGGGCGCGGCGGTGTTCGCCGGGGAGGAGACGCCGCGCGGCACACTCCACGGCGTGATCGTTGGCAGCCCCGTCGCTAGGGGACGGCTCGCGGGCATCGATGCGACGGCGGCGCTTCGCGTGCCGGGCGTCGTGCGCGTCCTGACAGGAGCCGACCTGCCCCCGCTCGGCCCGCCCATGGTTCCGCCTTTCGCAACGGCCTCCGTGCCAATGACGGACGACCGGATCCGCCACGAAGGCCAACCGGTCGCCATCGTGCTCGCCGAAACGCTGGAGGCGGCCGAGGAGGCGGCCGGGCTGCTGCGCCTGTCGATCCTACGCGAGCCGCCGACCGTGTTCGAGACGGGCAGCTCGCGGCCGCCGCGGACGCAGGGCAACGGCTACGCCTTCGCCGAGATCGACCAGGAGAGCGGCGACGTGGACGCCGGCCTGGCTCGCGCCGCCGCCACGATCGACGCCACCTACCTGGCACCGACCCGGCATCACAACATGATGGAGTCCCCTGCCACGCTGGCGGAGTGGCGCGGCGCTGAGCTGCACATCCACACCGCGAGCCAATGGACATTCGGCGTGCGCTACGCACTCGCCGGCCTGCTGCAGATGCCCCCCGGCGCGATCCATGTGCGCTGCCCCTATACCGGCGGCGGCTTCGGCGCGAAGGGCTACGTCTGGCCGCATCAGCTGCTGGCCGTGCTTGCCGCGCGCGTTGCCGGCCGCCCGGTCAAGATCGTGCTGGGGCGGGACGCCTGCTACACCGGCACCGGCTACCAGCCCGTCGTGCGGTCGCGTGTCCGGCTCGGTGCGGATGCGGAGGGGCGCCTGACGGCGGTCGAGCACGTCTCCGAGAATGTCTCATCGACGGCGGACGACTATATCGAGTTCGGCTCGGCCGGCACCCGCTCGATGTATGCCTGCCCGTCGATCCGCGTGCGCACGCGGATCGTGCCGGCCGATGTGCCGACGCCCACTGCCATGCGCGCCCCGCACGAGGGTCCGGGGATGTTCGCGCTCGAAAGCGCCATGGACGAACTCGCCGAGCGGCTGCGCATCGATCCGCTGGAACTGCGTCTACGGAATCACGCGGATGTCGAGCCGATCGGAGGCAAGCCCTTCTCCTCGAAGAAGCTGCGCGAAGCCTACGCTGAAGGCGCGCGCCGCTTCGGCTGGGCAGGGCGCGATCCCACGCCCCGCGCGCGCCGGGAAGGGCGCCGACTCGTCGGCACGGGGATGGCGTCGGCCATCATGTCGACCTTCCGCTTCGCATCGACGGCGCGCGTGCGGCTGGCCGCGGATGGCACCGTACGCGTCGAGGCGGGGAGCCAGGAGATCGGCACGGGCACGCGCACGATTCTCGCTGGGATCGCAGCCGAGCGCCTGGGCCTTCCCATCGAGCGCGTGACGACGGCGCTGGGCGCGACCGACCTGCCGGAAACCGGCGGCACCTTCGGCTCGTCCACCACCATGTCGGCGGGCTCAGCCGTCGCCGACGCGGCAGACAGGCTCAAGGCGCGCCTCGGGGAGCTGGCTGGCGGGGCGGTCCCGCCGCCCGCCGACTGGCCGTCGCTCCTCGCCAGACGTGGCGTCGCGGAACTGGTGGCGGACGGCGCGTTCCAGCTGCCGGGCGGCGTGCCATTCGACGCGCATGGCGGCGCTGGGACGCACGCCATGCACACCTGGGGCGCAGTGTTCGTCGAGATGGAGGTGGACGAGGAGCTCGGCGTGGCGCGCATGCGCCGCGCGGTCGGGTGCTACTCCGCCGGACGAATCCTCAACCCTGCCACCGCGCGCAGCCAGATGATCGGCGGCATCATCTGGGGCTATGGTCGCGCGATGCTCGAGGAGAGCGCGATGGACGCGCGCCACGGGCGCTTTGTGTCGAAGAACCTGTCCGGCGTTCACCTGCCGGTCAACGCGGATATCCCGCGCGACATCGACGTCTCCTTCATCGCTGAGGATGACCCGCACGCCTCGCTCATCGGCGTGCGCGGCATCGGCGAGCTGTGCGAGGTCGGCGTCGCGGCGGCCATCGCCAACGCAGTGCACCACGCCACCGGAAGGCGGGTGCGCGAGTTGCCGATCAAGTTCGCAGATCTACTCGGGTAA
- the trbB gene encoding P-type conjugative transfer ATPase TrbB has protein sequence MSLHPLKAETTARGARMLRTAFGPGIAGWLEDPAVVEVMLNPDGRLWIDRLAGGLADTGQCLAFADGERIIRLVAHHVGAEVHADRPCVSAELPETGERFEGLLPPVVAAPAFAIRKPAVAVFTLVDYVAAGIMTAGQAIALRIAVAERRNILVAGGTSTGKTTLTNALLAEVAGECGRVVLIEDTRELQCRAPNLVALRTKDGVASLSELVRRALRLRPDRIPIGEVRGAEALDLLKAWGTGHPGGIGTIHAGSALGALRRLEQLIQEAVVTVPRALIAETIDVIAVLAGRGADRRLTELAQVHGLTATGDYDLTPTGDTP, from the coding sequence ATGTCGCTGCATCCGCTCAAGGCCGAGACGACCGCGCGTGGCGCGCGCATGCTGCGCACGGCGTTCGGTCCCGGCATCGCGGGATGGCTCGAAGACCCAGCCGTCGTCGAGGTGATGCTGAATCCCGACGGTCGGCTCTGGATCGACCGTCTCGCGGGTGGCCTCGCCGACACCGGCCAGTGCCTGGCCTTCGCCGACGGAGAGCGCATCATCCGCCTCGTCGCGCATCATGTCGGCGCGGAGGTGCATGCGGACCGCCCCTGCGTCTCGGCGGAGCTGCCCGAGACGGGTGAGCGCTTCGAGGGCCTGCTCCCGCCCGTTGTCGCGGCCCCCGCCTTCGCGATCCGCAAGCCCGCCGTCGCCGTCTTCACGCTGGTGGACTACGTCGCCGCCGGCATCATGACGGCCGGGCAGGCCATCGCGCTGCGCATCGCGGTTGCGGAGCGCCGCAACATCCTCGTCGCCGGCGGCACGTCGACCGGCAAGACCACGCTGACCAACGCCCTTCTCGCCGAGGTCGCCGGTGAGTGCGGCCGCGTCGTGCTGATCGAGGACACGCGCGAGCTCCAGTGCCGCGCACCGAACTTGGTCGCGCTGCGCACCAAGGACGGCGTCGCCTCGCTCTCCGAACTCGTCCGCCGCGCGCTGCGCCTTCGCCCCGACCGCATCCCGATCGGCGAGGTGCGCGGCGCGGAGGCGCTCGACCTGCTCAAGGCGTGGGGCACCGGCCATCCCGGCGGCATCGGCACCATCCATGCCGGCTCCGCGCTCGGCGCGCTGCGCCGCCTCGAGCAGCTGATCCAGGAAGCCGTCGTCACCGTCCCGCGCGCGCTGATCGCCGAGACGATCGACGTCATCGCCGTGCTCGCCGGCCGCGGCGCCGACCGCCGCCTCACCGAACTCGCCCAGGTCCACGGCCTGACTGCCACCGGCGACTACGACCTCACCCCCACAGGAGACACACCATGA